One Natronosalvus halobius genomic region harbors:
- a CDS encoding ArsR family transcriptional regulator, giving the protein MSDTAPEGFEDSFAEQQRMRELLSQETRHLILQLVLGHPAHLASLAELDYMIPKNEAAILDQLETLQEAGILDVFVHEPNVSTRDLPSKFWGPTERGVEILYEHNFLRGVPVARAVYEETKKSERVQRHEDAPRPTLPKAVGEALEFDEPDVTSSPP; this is encoded by the coding sequence ATGAGCGATACGGCCCCCGAAGGGTTCGAGGATTCCTTCGCAGAGCAACAGCGGATGCGTGAGCTACTCTCCCAGGAGACACGCCACCTCATTTTGCAGTTGGTCCTCGGTCACCCAGCACACCTCGCGTCGTTGGCCGAACTCGACTACATGATTCCGAAGAACGAGGCGGCCATCCTCGACCAGCTCGAGACGCTCCAAGAAGCAGGAATCCTTGACGTCTTCGTGCACGAACCCAACGTGTCGACGCGCGATCTCCCGTCAAAGTTCTGGGGACCGACCGAGCGCGGGGTTGAGATCCTCTACGAGCATAACTTCCTGCGGGGCGTCCCTGTTGCACGCGCGGTCTACGAGGAAACGAAAAAATCCGAGCGGGTGCAGCGCCACGAGGACGCACCGCGACCCACGCTTCCCAAAGCCGTAGGAGAGGCACTCGAATTCGACGAACCGGATGTGACATCCTCCCCGCCGTAA